A region of Saccopteryx leptura isolate mSacLep1 chromosome X, mSacLep1_pri_phased_curated, whole genome shotgun sequence DNA encodes the following proteins:
- the MAGED1 gene encoding melanoma-associated antigen D1: MAQKMDCGAGLQGFQAEASVEDSTLLMQTLMEAIQISEAPPTNQAPAAACGQNSSPQSSQPPTARETADNQVSSAAARPKTAFKAQNSTAKGPNGAYDFSQALNAKETPPKAAFVTQNATSNCPNAAYDFSQAATNELTANNSEMAFKAQNATAKVGPNTTYNFSQSLNASEMSNTQPKTAFKDWNDTTKAPTADTQTQNVNQTKMATTQADIEVDPGISESDGAAAQTSADGSQAQNLESRTIIRGKRTRKINNLNVEENSSGDQRRAPPPAGTWRSAPVPVTIQNPLGAPPTVLWQTPLAWQNPSGWQNQAARQTPAARQSPPARQTPPAWQNPVAWQNPVIWPNPVIWQNPVIWPNPIVWPGPVVWPNPLAWQNPPGWQTPPGWQTPPGWQGPPDWQGPPDWPLPPDWPLPPDWPLPSDWPLPPDWIPTDWPVPPDWQNLRPSPNLRPSPNSRASQNMGASQPRDVALLQERANKLVKYLMLKDYTKVPIKRSEMLRDIIREFTDVYPEIIERACFVLEKKFGIQLKEIDKEEHLYILISTPESLAGILGTTKDTPKLGLLLVILGVIFMNGNRASEAVLWEALRKMGLRPGVRHPLLGDLRKLLTYEFVKQKYLDYRRVPNSNPPEYEFLWGLRSYHETSKMKVLRFIAEVQKRDPRDWTAQFMEAADEALDALDAAAAEAEARAEARTRMGIGEEAVSGPWSWDDIEFELLTWDEEGEFGDPWSRIPFTFWARYHQNARSRFPQTFTGPIIGPGGTASANFAANFGAIGFFWVE, encoded by the exons ATGGCTCAGAAAATGGACTGTGGTGCAGGCCTCCAAGGCTTCCAG GCTGAGGCCTCCGTAGAAGATAGCACCTTGCTTATGCAGACCCTGATGGAGGCCATCCAGATCTCAGAGGCTCCACCTACCAAccaggctcctgcagctgcctgtGGGCAGAATTCTAGTCCCCAGAGTTCACAGCCCCCAACAGCCAGGGAGACTGCTGATAATCAGGTTTCATCAGCTGCAGCTAGGCCTAAAACAGCCTTTAAGGCCCAGAATTCCACTGCAAAAGGCCCAAATGGTGCCTATGATTTCTCTCAGGCTCTTAATGCCAAGGAGACGCCACCTAAGGCAGCATTTGTGACCCAGAATGCCACCTCAAATTGCCCAAATGCTGCCTATGATTTTTCCCAGGCAGCAACCAATGAGTTAACTGCCAACAATTCTGAAATGGCCTTTAAAGCCCAGAATGCCACTGCTAAGGTGGGCCCAAATACCACTTACaatttctctcagtctctcaaTGCCAGTGAGATGTCAAACACTCAGCCTAAAACAGCGTTCAAGGATTGGAATGATACCACTAAGGCCCCAACAGCAGATACCCAGACCCAGAATGTTAACCAAACCAAGATGGCCACTACCCAGGCTGACATAGAGGTCGACCCAGGTATCTCTGAATCTGATGGTGCAGCTGCACAGACATCAGCAGATGGTTCCCAGGCTCAGAATCTGGAGTCCAGGACTATAATTCGGGGCAAGAGGACCCGCAAG ATTAATAACTTGAATGTGGAAGAGAACAGCAGTGGGGATCAGAGGCGGGCTCCACCGCCTGCAGGGACCTGGAGGTCTGCACCAGTTCCAGTTACCATTCAGAACCCACTTGGTGCACCCCCCACTGTGCTCTGGCAGACCCCATTGGCCTGGCAGAACCCATCAGGCTGGCAAAACCAAGCAGCGAGGCAGACCCCAGCAGCACGTCAGAGCCCCCCAGCTAGGCAGACCCCACCAGCCTGGCAAAACCCAGTTGCTTGGCAGAACCCAGTGATCTGGCCAAACCCAGTGATCTGGCAGAATCCAGTGATCTGGCCAAATCCCATTGTCTGGCCTGGTCCAGTTGTCTGGCCAAACCCATTGGCCTGGCAGAATCCACCTGGATGGCAGACCCCACCTGGGTGGCAGACCCCACCTGGATGGCAGGGTCCTCCAGATTGGCAAGGCCCCCCTGACTGGCCACTACCACCCGACTGGCCACTGCCACCCGATTGGCCACTTCCCTCTGACTGGCCGCTCCCACCTGACTGGATCCCCACTGATTGGCCAGTTCCACCTGACTGGCAGAACCTTCGACCCTCACCAAACCTGCGCCCCTCTCCCAACTCACGTGCCTCACAAAACATGGGTGCCTCCCAACCACGAGATGTGGCCCTTCTTCAGGAAAGA gCAAACAAGTTGGTCAAGTACCTGATGCTTAAAGATTACACAAAGGTGCCCATCAAGCGCTCAG AAATGCTGAGGGATATCATCCGTGAATTCACTGATGTTTATCCAGAAATCATTGAACGTGCATGCTTTGTCCTGGAGAAG AAATTTGGGATTCAACTGAAGGAAATTGACAAGGAAGAACATCTATATATTCTCATCAGTACCCCCGAGTCCCTGGCCGGCATACTGGGAAC GACCAAAGACACACCCAAGCTGGGTCTCCTCTTAGTGATTTTGGGTGTCATCTTCATGAACGGCAACCGTGCCAGTGAAG ctgtcctctgggaggcACTACGCAAGATGGGACTGCGTCCTGG GGTGAGACATCCCCTCCTTGGAGACCTGAGGAAACTTCTCACTTATGAATTTGTAAAGCAAAA GTACCTGGACTATAGACGAGTGCCCAACAGCAACCCTCCTGAGTATGAGTTCCTCTGGGGCCTTCGTTCCTACCATGAGACTAGCAAGATGAAAGTGCTGAGATTCATTGCAGAG GTTCAGAAGCGAGACCCTCGTGACTGGACTGCACAGTTCATGGAGGCCGCAGATGAGGCTTTGGATGCTctggatgctgctgctgctgaggccGAGGCTCGGGCTGAGGCGAGAACCCGCATGGGGATTGGAGAAGAGGCCGTATCTGGGCCCTGGAGCTGGGATGACATTGAATTTGAGCTGCTGACCTGGGATGAAGAAGGAGAGTTTGGAGATCCTTGGTCCAGAATCCCATTTACTTTCTGGGCCAGATACCACCAGAATGCCCGTTCCAGATTTCCTCAGACCTTCACTGGCCCCATTATTGGCCCTGGTGGTACAGCCAGTGCCAACTTTGCTGCCAACTTTGGTGCCATTGGTTTCTTCTGGGTTGAGTGA